The Manis javanica isolate MJ-LG chromosome 2, MJ_LKY, whole genome shotgun sequence genome contains a region encoding:
- the LOC108390085 gene encoding alpha-1-acid glycoprotein isoform X2: MALAWALAVLSLLPLLDAQSPECTKFTTVPITNATLDQLTGKWFYIASAFRLVEFRESAKEIQATFFHLLPNHTEDVVLVREYMTIGGKCVYNASYLEVQRENGTLSRNESGKVHTGYLQLTKDPGTFMLAFFPEDVQNMGLSFYTDKPEATPEQLRVFQEAIVCMGMSKSEIMYTDEKKDVCGPLEKQHEEERKKEDVGS, encoded by the exons ATGGCGCTGGCCTGGGCCCTTGCAGTCCTGAGCCTCCTTCCTCTGCTTGATGCCCAGAGCCCGGAGTGTACCAAATTCACAACCGTGCCTATCACCAATGCCACCTTGGACCAG CTCACCGGCAAGTGGTTTTATATTGCCTCGGCCTTCCGCCTCGTAGAGTTTCGGGAGTCAGCTAAAGAGATCCAAGCGACCTTCTTTCACCTTCTCCCCAACCACACAGAGGATGTGGTACTGGTCAGAGAGTACATGACCAT TGGGGGCAAGTGCGTCTATAATGCCAGCTACCTGGAGGTCCAGCGGGAAAATGGGACCTTGTCCAGAAATG AGTCTGGCAAGGTACACACTGGCTACCTGCAGCTCACCAAGGATCCCGGGACCTTCATGCTTGCCTTCTTCCCGGAAGATGTGCAGAACATGGGCCTGTCCTTCTACA CTGACAAGCCGGAGGCAACCCCGGAGCAACTGAGAGTGTTCCAGGAGGCCATTGTGTGCATGGGCATGAGCAAGTCGGAAATCATGTATACCGATGAGAAAAAG GATGTGTGTGGGCCGTTGGAGAAGCAgcatgaagaggaaagaaagaaggaagatgtGGGGTCCTAG
- the LOC108390085 gene encoding alpha-1-acid glycoprotein isoform X3, protein MALAWALAVLSLLPLLDAQSPECTKFTTVPITNATLDQLTGKWFYIASAFRLVEFRESAKEIQATFFHLLPNHTEDVVLVREYMTIGGKCVYNASYLEVQRENGTLSRNADKPEATPEQLRVFQEAIVCMGMSKSEIMYTDEKKDVCGPLEKQHEEERKKEDVGS, encoded by the exons ATGGCGCTGGCCTGGGCCCTTGCAGTCCTGAGCCTCCTTCCTCTGCTTGATGCCCAGAGCCCGGAGTGTACCAAATTCACAACCGTGCCTATCACCAATGCCACCTTGGACCAG CTCACCGGCAAGTGGTTTTATATTGCCTCGGCCTTCCGCCTCGTAGAGTTTCGGGAGTCAGCTAAAGAGATCCAAGCGACCTTCTTTCACCTTCTCCCCAACCACACAGAGGATGTGGTACTGGTCAGAGAGTACATGACCAT TGGGGGCAAGTGCGTCTATAATGCCAGCTACCTGGAGGTCCAGCGGGAAAATGGGACCTTGTCCAGAAATG CTGACAAGCCGGAGGCAACCCCGGAGCAACTGAGAGTGTTCCAGGAGGCCATTGTGTGCATGGGCATGAGCAAGTCGGAAATCATGTATACCGATGAGAAAAAG GATGTGTGTGGGCCGTTGGAGAAGCAgcatgaagaggaaagaaagaaggaagatgtGGGGTCCTAG
- the LOC108390085 gene encoding alpha-1-acid glycoprotein isoform X1, with amino-acid sequence MALAWALAVLSLLPLLDAQSPECTKFTTVPITNATLDQLTGKWFYIASAFRLVEFRESAKEIQATFFHLLPNHTEDVVLVREYMTIGGKCVYNASYLEVQRENGTLSRNESGKVHTGYLQLTKDPGTFMLAFFPEDVQNMGLSFYSRQPSSSPPHPGLIPGPASATADKPEATPEQLRVFQEAIVCMGMSKSEIMYTDEKKDVCGPLEKQHEEERKKEDVGS; translated from the exons ATGGCGCTGGCCTGGGCCCTTGCAGTCCTGAGCCTCCTTCCTCTGCTTGATGCCCAGAGCCCGGAGTGTACCAAATTCACAACCGTGCCTATCACCAATGCCACCTTGGACCAG CTCACCGGCAAGTGGTTTTATATTGCCTCGGCCTTCCGCCTCGTAGAGTTTCGGGAGTCAGCTAAAGAGATCCAAGCGACCTTCTTTCACCTTCTCCCCAACCACACAGAGGATGTGGTACTGGTCAGAGAGTACATGACCAT TGGGGGCAAGTGCGTCTATAATGCCAGCTACCTGGAGGTCCAGCGGGAAAATGGGACCTTGTCCAGAAATG AGTCTGGCAAGGTACACACTGGCTACCTGCAGCTCACCAAGGATCCCGGGACCTTCATGCTTGCCTTCTTCCCGGAAGATGTGCAGAACATGGGCCTGTCCTTCTACAGTAGGCAACCCTCAAGCTCTCCACCCCATCCAGGCCTTATCCCAGGACCAGCATCTGCTACTG CTGACAAGCCGGAGGCAACCCCGGAGCAACTGAGAGTGTTCCAGGAGGCCATTGTGTGCATGGGCATGAGCAAGTCGGAAATCATGTATACCGATGAGAAAAAG GATGTGTGTGGGCCGTTGGAGAAGCAgcatgaagaggaaagaaagaaggaagatgtGGGGTCCTAG